A genomic stretch from Cellulomonas sp. KRMCY2 includes:
- a CDS encoding flagellar biosynthesis protein FlhB, whose translation MSDDGQERTEKATPKRMKEVRRDGSLQRSQDLSAWLGIGTGALMLPIVLQNASVAARNQMTTVRDVIANPDPQLATAALGQGLGTIILTLAPLFGVVVIAAVVAKAVQGGIHVSTKKLKPTFKQFNLANGIKQTFGMQALWQGIKATLKTAVIGMVLYTVVQGLVPMMLGSGTHALTQILGAAGEGVNSLIRTAVIAGLVLAAADVAVLAKRNRKKTRMSKKEIKDENKQSEGDPMLKGAIRSKQIAMSRNRMLAEVTTADVVLINPTHVAVALRYEPGTGAPRVVAKGAGHIAARIRAIAAEKRVPMVEDIPLARALHAACGLGQEIPADLYMAVARILAFVMALRRRGASAGTHRPPGGPTRLEAA comes from the coding sequence GTGAGCGACGACGGGCAGGAACGGACCGAGAAGGCGACGCCCAAGCGGATGAAGGAGGTCCGCCGGGACGGCTCGCTGCAGCGTTCCCAGGACCTCTCGGCCTGGCTGGGCATCGGGACGGGCGCCCTGATGCTCCCGATCGTGCTGCAGAACGCCTCGGTCGCGGCTCGCAACCAGATGACCACGGTGCGCGACGTGATCGCGAACCCCGACCCGCAGCTCGCGACGGCTGCCCTCGGCCAGGGCCTCGGGACGATCATCCTGACGCTCGCCCCGCTGTTCGGTGTCGTGGTGATCGCGGCGGTCGTCGCCAAGGCGGTCCAGGGTGGCATCCACGTCTCGACGAAGAAGCTCAAGCCGACCTTCAAGCAGTTCAACCTCGCCAACGGGATCAAGCAGACCTTCGGGATGCAGGCCCTGTGGCAGGGCATCAAGGCGACGCTCAAGACCGCGGTGATCGGCATGGTGCTCTACACCGTCGTCCAGGGCCTGGTCCCGATGATGCTGGGCTCCGGCACGCATGCGCTCACGCAGATCCTCGGGGCCGCGGGCGAGGGCGTCAACAGCCTGATCCGGACAGCGGTCATCGCCGGCCTCGTGCTCGCGGCGGCCGACGTCGCGGTGCTCGCCAAGCGCAACCGCAAGAAGACGCGGATGAGCAAGAAGGAGATCAAGGACGAGAACAAGCAGTCCGAGGGCGACCCCATGCTCAAGGGCGCGATCCGCTCCAAGCAGATCGCGATGAGCCGCAACCGGATGCTGGCCGAGGTCACCACTGCCGACGTCGTCCTGATCAACCCCACGCACGTGGCCGTGGCCCTGCGCTACGAGCCGGGCACCGGCGCGCCGCGGGTCGTGGCCAAGGGCGCCGGGCACATCGCCGCGCGGATCCGGGCGATCGCCGCCGAGAAGCGGGTGCCGATGGTCGAGGACATCCCGCTGGCGCGCGCGCTGCACGCGGCGTGCGGGCTCGGCCAGGAGATCCCGGCCGACCTCTACATGGCCGTCGCCCGCATCCTCGCGTTCGTGATGGCCCTGCGGCGTCGCGGCGCCTCGGCCGGCACCCACCGCCCGCCCGGCGGGCCCACCCGTCTGGAGGCCGCATGA
- a CDS encoding flagellar FlbD family protein — translation MIVVSRLNGPKFAVNPDLLQRIESTPDTILSLIDGTKYIVAESMDEVTALVVEYRARVVAATIALTGEGYPDATIAAVTELRPSSARGLASVPEVD, via the coding sequence ATGATCGTCGTGTCGCGCCTCAACGGACCCAAGTTCGCGGTCAATCCTGACCTGCTCCAGCGCATCGAGAGCACGCCCGACACGATCCTGAGCCTCATCGACGGCACCAAGTACATCGTCGCCGAGTCGATGGACGAGGTCACCGCCCTGGTCGTCGAGTACCGGGCGCGGGTCGTCGCAGCGACCATCGCGCTCACCGGTGAGGGGTACCCGGACGCGACCATCGCCGCCGTGACCGAGCTCAGACCGTCGTCTGCCCGTGGGCTGGCGTCGGTGCCGGAGGTCGACTGA
- the fliN gene encoding flagellar motor switch protein FliN encodes MSPLPAPTTTTVHDQDVLAIAKAAASELARLLPSATPLVVAAFEPAAGPAPDAVAVRASFVGATSAELLVVADAAVAEALAGSEAAISLADALRPALEAATATLGAGVLDTAVAGPLAGGLRDDDVVAFALTSAGKDATPQAWFGIHFRRGPEAVPHQRAGAADRSAAIHQDGSGLRLLHDVEMTLTAEIGRTRLPVRQVLELVPGTVLELDRAAGSPADVMVNGRLVARGEVVVVDEDYGIRITEIVAGENA; translated from the coding sequence ATGAGTCCGCTGCCTGCCCCCACGACCACGACCGTCCACGACCAGGACGTCCTGGCGATCGCCAAGGCTGCCGCGTCCGAGCTGGCGAGGCTGCTCCCGTCCGCGACCCCGCTGGTCGTGGCCGCGTTCGAGCCGGCCGCCGGACCGGCCCCCGATGCGGTCGCCGTGCGGGCGTCCTTCGTCGGCGCCACCAGCGCCGAGCTCCTCGTCGTCGCCGACGCCGCGGTCGCCGAGGCGCTCGCCGGCTCCGAGGCGGCGATCTCGCTCGCGGACGCGCTGCGCCCCGCCCTCGAGGCGGCCACCGCGACGCTCGGCGCCGGGGTGCTCGACACCGCCGTGGCCGGTCCGCTGGCCGGCGGGCTGCGCGACGACGACGTGGTGGCCTTCGCGCTCACCTCCGCGGGCAAGGACGCGACCCCGCAGGCCTGGTTCGGCATCCACTTCCGCCGCGGGCCCGAGGCCGTCCCCCACCAGCGCGCCGGTGCCGCCGACCGCTCCGCCGCGATCCACCAGGACGGTTCGGGTCTGCGTCTGCTGCACGACGTCGAGATGACCCTGACCGCGGAGATCGGGCGGACCCGTCTGCCGGTCCGTCAGGTGCTCGAGCTCGTTCCCGGCACCGTGCTCGAGCTCGACCGCGCAGCCGGGTCGCCGGCGGACGTGATGGTCAACGGACGGCTCGTCGCCCGCGGTGAGGTCGTCGTCGTCGACGAGGACTACGGCATCCGGATCACCGAGATCGTCGCCGGCGAGAACGCCTGA
- a CDS encoding motility protein A, translated as MDPATLAGIGLAFGAVLLSIILEGSSPMSVILPAPMLLVIGGTLGAGLASGTLRDSIRAFKTLGGWITFKQPDLDGTVDVVVGLADRARREGLLSLEDAARSVENPFLQAGLQAAIDGTDPDDLRDMLEDRIASKRAADKTSAKYFTAMGGYAPTIGIIGTVVSLVHVLENLAEPAQLGELIAAAFVATLWGLLSANLVWLPLGSRITRASELECAHMEMAVEGLLAIQSGANPRLVGQRLRSLMPPDAVKKDSAKKDTAKKEAA; from the coding sequence ATGGATCCGGCAACCCTCGCCGGCATCGGCCTTGCCTTCGGGGCCGTCCTGCTCTCGATCATCCTCGAGGGCTCGAGCCCGATGTCGGTCATCCTCCCGGCCCCCATGCTCCTGGTCATCGGCGGCACGCTCGGCGCCGGCCTGGCCAGCGGCACCCTGCGTGACTCGATCCGCGCGTTCAAGACCCTCGGTGGCTGGATCACCTTCAAGCAGCCGGACCTGGACGGCACCGTCGATGTCGTCGTCGGCCTGGCCGACCGTGCCAGGCGTGAGGGACTGCTGTCCCTCGAGGACGCCGCCCGGAGCGTCGAGAACCCGTTCCTGCAGGCAGGCCTTCAGGCGGCGATCGACGGCACCGACCCCGACGACCTCCGCGACATGCTCGAGGACCGCATCGCGAGCAAGCGCGCCGCGGACAAGACCAGCGCCAAGTACTTCACCGCCATGGGCGGCTACGCACCGACCATCGGAATCATCGGCACGGTGGTCTCGCTCGTGCACGTGCTCGAGAACCTGGCCGAGCCGGCACAGCTGGGCGAGTTGATCGCCGCGGCCTTCGTCGCGACCCTGTGGGGCCTGCTCTCGGCCAACCTCGTCTGGCTGCCGCTCGGCAGCCGCATCACCCGGGCGTCCGAGCTCGAGTGCGCGCACATGGAGATGGCGGTCGAGGGTCTGCTGGCGATCCAGTCCGGCGCCAACCCGCGGCTCGTCGGCCAGCGGCTGCGAAGCCTCATGCCGCCGGACGCCGTGAAGAAGGACTCCGCAAAGAAGGACACCGCCAAGAAGGAAGCGGCATGA
- a CDS encoding flagellar motor protein MotB, with product MSAGHGSGNHGRKAKKVPEEEHENHERWAVSYADMMTVLVGLFIVLYSMSQVDQVKFEALRQSLAAGFGTSAPAVMVGTDGAMVGEVATPITPELPAELPPELVTGPGFEEPPLATEGEVETLTPAERDLQAAIVELDRLEGIATQISAALAGQSLTDRVRFRVTERGLIIGMVADDVFFSAESADLTETAQRVIDTVAPVLAGLPEEVSVEGHANVLPVSGRYETNWELSADRATQVLRRLVEVGGVAPGRVGAVGFGDARPLEEAGGVTALEANRRVDLVILSAAPESVRGLLPSLAAAEQG from the coding sequence ATGAGCGCCGGCCACGGCTCCGGCAACCATGGCCGCAAGGCGAAGAAGGTGCCCGAGGAGGAGCACGAGAACCACGAGCGCTGGGCGGTCAGCTACGCGGACATGATGACCGTCCTGGTCGGCCTGTTCATCGTGCTCTACTCGATGAGCCAGGTGGACCAGGTCAAGTTCGAGGCGCTGCGGCAGTCGCTCGCGGCGGGGTTCGGCACGAGCGCCCCGGCCGTGATGGTCGGGACCGACGGTGCGATGGTCGGCGAGGTGGCCACGCCCATCACCCCCGAGCTCCCCGCCGAGCTCCCGCCGGAGCTCGTCACGGGTCCGGGCTTCGAGGAGCCGCCGCTGGCGACGGAGGGCGAGGTCGAGACCCTGACGCCGGCGGAGCGCGACCTGCAGGCCGCGATCGTCGAGCTCGACCGGCTCGAGGGGATCGCGACGCAGATCTCCGCGGCGCTCGCGGGTCAGTCGCTCACCGACCGGGTGCGCTTCCGGGTCACCGAGCGTGGCCTGATCATCGGCATGGTGGCGGACGACGTCTTCTTCAGTGCCGAGAGCGCCGACCTCACCGAGACCGCACAGCGGGTGATCGACACCGTCGCTCCGGTGCTGGCCGGCCTCCCCGAGGAGGTCTCGGTCGAGGGCCATGCCAACGTGCTCCCGGTCTCGGGTCGGTACGAGACCAACTGGGAGCTCTCCGCAGACCGTGCGACCCAGGTGCTGCGGCGTCTGGTGGAGGTCGGCGGCGTCGCACCGGGACGCGTCGGAGCCGTCGGCTTCGGTGACGCCCGGCCGCTCGAGGAGGCCGGCGGCGTCACTGCGCTCGAGGCCAACCGACGCGTCGACCTCGTGATCCTCAGCGCGGCGCCGGAGAGCGTCCGCGGTCTACTCCCGTCCCTCGCAGCAGCAGAACAGGGGTGA
- the fliL gene encoding flagellar basal body-associated protein FliL translates to MAIGTEQRVIATKPKIGARPTSAGASSDPPAGGADAKPKGKKKKLLIIVAAAVLVLGGGGGYWFLMGPGAAAPGAEAAPVEEPAPVPGEVVTVPAISLNLASGHYLRLGLALQLTAEAAEAPDPAAALNLAIDLFSGRTVEEVSTTEGREALRVELELQVTEAYEGEVMAVYLTDYVTQ, encoded by the coding sequence ATGGCCATCGGAACAGAGCAACGGGTCATCGCGACCAAGCCCAAGATCGGTGCACGGCCGACGTCGGCCGGAGCCTCGTCCGACCCGCCGGCCGGCGGCGCGGACGCCAAGCCGAAGGGCAAGAAGAAGAAGCTGCTGATCATCGTCGCGGCAGCGGTGCTGGTCCTCGGTGGTGGCGGCGGCTACTGGTTCCTGATGGGTCCGGGCGCCGCGGCCCCCGGGGCCGAGGCTGCCCCGGTCGAGGAGCCGGCGCCCGTGCCTGGCGAGGTCGTGACAGTCCCGGCGATCAGCCTGAACCTCGCGAGCGGTCACTACCTGCGCCTCGGCCTCGCGCTCCAGCTGACGGCCGAGGCGGCCGAGGCGCCGGATCCCGCAGCCGCCCTGAACCTGGCCATCGACCTGTTCTCGGGTCGGACGGTCGAGGAGGTCTCCACCACCGAGGGCCGCGAGGCGCTGCGCGTCGAGCTCGAGCTCCAGGTGACCGAGGCGTACGAGGGCGAGGTGATGGCCGTCTACCTCACGGACTACGTCACGCAGTGA
- the fliQ gene encoding flagellar biosynthesis protein FliQ: MDTNAVLDIGLQALILAAKLSAPVLITALVVGFAISLLQSITQIQEVTLSFVPKAIAVAVALLIGGHWMISESVAFTNEMFGRIPSLLGG, from the coding sequence ATGGACACCAACGCCGTCCTGGACATCGGGCTGCAGGCGCTGATCCTCGCCGCCAAGCTGTCCGCACCGGTCCTGATCACCGCGCTCGTCGTCGGCTTCGCCATCTCGCTGCTGCAGTCGATCACCCAGATCCAGGAGGTCACCCTCAGCTTCGTGCCCAAGGCCATCGCGGTGGCCGTGGCGCTGCTGATCGGCGGGCACTGGATGATCTCGGAGTCCGTCGCCTTCACCAACGAGATGTTCGGGCGCATCCCGTCGTTGCTGGGCGGCTGA
- the fliO gene encoding flagellar biosynthetic protein FliO, which translates to MDGDLILGLRVLLALACVLGLMWFLGRRLTGSGHVRRRRAEAMSVVGRQSLGGKTGLALVEVGGRRLLLGISERGVNLLTEIAVEASVEESTEVRTELDPQDLEQVLPTASGLSLVPTHVTQPALSAVPAVPTLSTPAARKPAVPKPRNPLEGSILDATMWRQAVVAVQERTIRH; encoded by the coding sequence ATGGACGGCGACCTCATCCTCGGCCTTCGGGTGCTGCTGGCCCTTGCCTGCGTGCTCGGGCTGATGTGGTTCCTCGGTCGGCGCCTGACCGGCTCCGGCCACGTGCGGCGACGCCGCGCCGAGGCGATGTCGGTCGTCGGTCGTCAGTCCCTCGGTGGCAAGACCGGTCTCGCCCTGGTCGAGGTCGGCGGGCGTCGCCTGCTGCTCGGCATCAGCGAGCGCGGCGTGAACCTGCTCACCGAGATCGCCGTCGAGGCGTCGGTCGAGGAGTCGACCGAGGTCCGCACGGAGCTCGACCCGCAGGACCTCGAGCAGGTCCTGCCCACGGCGTCCGGCCTCTCGCTGGTGCCGACGCACGTCACACAGCCAGCACTCTCAGCAGTCCCGGCGGTACCGACCCTGTCCACCCCCGCGGCACGGAAGCCTGCGGTCCCCAAGCCTCGCAACCCTCTCGAGGGATCGATCCTGGACGCCACCATGTGGCGCCAGGCGGTGGTTGCGGTGCAGGAACGGACCATCCGGCATTGA
- a CDS encoding flagellar biosynthetic protein FliR, with protein sequence MGLTIPLATLEVVMLAAVRIAAFLVIAPPFSHRGIPGTVKAMLAMGLGLAAAPRAAAAAGPTVGTSIASGTATFVGDMLLQVLIGTALGFLVAMVFAAVQSAGNLIDLFGGFQLSQAFDPMSQTNGAQFSRLYQMTAIVLLFASDGYQLVIAGLVRSFDALPLGTPLNLAALGHAATEGLTNLFLAALQVAGPLIVVLFLADVGLGLLTRVAPALNAFALGFPLKILLTLSLGVTAYLALPQIVSTLTDTAVGTMLGVTQ encoded by the coding sequence ATGGGCCTGACGATCCCGCTGGCCACCCTCGAGGTCGTCATGCTCGCCGCGGTCCGGATCGCGGCCTTCCTGGTCATCGCGCCGCCGTTCTCGCACCGTGGGATCCCCGGGACGGTCAAGGCGATGCTCGCGATGGGCCTCGGACTGGCCGCCGCCCCGCGTGCTGCCGCTGCCGCGGGCCCGACGGTCGGCACCTCGATCGCCTCCGGCACGGCGACCTTCGTCGGCGACATGCTGCTGCAGGTACTGATCGGCACCGCCCTCGGCTTCCTGGTGGCGATGGTCTTCGCCGCCGTGCAGTCCGCCGGCAACCTGATCGACCTGTTCGGCGGCTTCCAGCTCTCCCAGGCCTTCGACCCGATGAGCCAGACCAACGGCGCGCAGTTCTCCCGGCTCTACCAGATGACGGCGATCGTGCTGCTCTTCGCCTCCGACGGCTACCAGCTCGTCATCGCGGGCCTGGTCCGCAGCTTCGACGCCCTGCCGCTGGGCACCCCGCTCAACCTCGCCGCGCTCGGTCACGCCGCGACCGAGGGTCTGACGAACCTCTTCCTCGCCGCGCTCCAGGTCGCCGGACCGCTCATCGTCGTCCTGTTCCTCGCCGACGTGGGCCTCGGCCTGCTCACCCGGGTCGCCCCGGCGCTCAACGCCTTCGCGCTCGGCTTCCCGCTCAAGATCCTGCTGACCCTGTCCCTCGGGGTCACCGCGTACCTCGCACTGCCGCAGATCGTCAGCACCCTGACGGACACCGCCGTCGGCACGATGCTGGGGGTGACGCAGTGA
- a CDS encoding flagellar motor switch protein FliM: MTVQDTTAAPARRKRSTTPELYDFRRPMTLAREHGRVLEMAFETYARQWGTLLTSRLRVVTHVTLESVEMRSYDEYVRGLPDLTVMVLCSVEQARSTAVMQLPVDATMIWVDYLLGGPGLVAGQPEREFTEIEWHLVRDLLQQALGDLTYAFAAVCPLDVTARSVQYNPQFVQAAAASEPVIVATFELNVAERTSTATLMVSADVLLATLRAGEQLDNRSVEEVREHREALERIADQVQEVPVSVSVRFSPLTVSALDINQLEVGDLVSLHHPVDKPLDVVVGDVVLARAALGSNGSRLACLVVTSEEKS; encoded by the coding sequence GTGACGGTCCAGGACACGACGGCGGCGCCAGCGCGGCGCAAGCGTTCGACCACCCCGGAGCTCTACGACTTCCGGCGGCCGATGACCCTGGCGCGCGAGCACGGCCGCGTCCTGGAGATGGCGTTCGAGACCTACGCGCGTCAGTGGGGCACCCTGCTGACCTCGCGGTTGCGGGTCGTCACCCACGTCACGCTCGAGTCGGTCGAGATGCGGTCCTACGACGAGTACGTCCGAGGGCTGCCGGACCTGACGGTGATGGTCCTGTGCTCCGTCGAGCAGGCCCGCTCGACAGCTGTCATGCAGCTGCCCGTCGACGCGACGATGATCTGGGTGGACTACCTGCTCGGCGGCCCGGGCCTCGTCGCCGGCCAGCCCGAGCGCGAGTTCACCGAGATCGAGTGGCACCTGGTGCGCGACCTGCTCCAGCAGGCCCTCGGCGACCTCACCTACGCCTTCGCCGCCGTCTGCCCGCTCGACGTCACGGCCCGCTCGGTCCAGTACAACCCCCAGTTCGTCCAGGCGGCCGCGGCCTCCGAGCCGGTCATCGTCGCGACCTTCGAGCTCAACGTCGCGGAGCGCACCAGCACGGCGACCCTGATGGTCTCGGCCGACGTCCTGCTCGCCACGCTGCGCGCGGGTGAGCAGCTCGACAACCGGTCGGTCGAGGAGGTCCGTGAGCACCGCGAGGCCCTCGAGCGGATCGCCGACCAGGTCCAGGAGGTCCCGGTGAGCGTCTCGGTGCGGTTCAGCCCGCTGACGGTCAGCGCCCTGGACATCAACCAGCTCGAGGTCGGCGACCTCGTCTCCCTGCACCACCCGGTCGACAAGCCCCTCGACGTCGTCGTCGGCGACGTCGTGCTCGCCCGTGCCGCGCTCGGGAGCAACGGCTCCCGCCTGGCCTGCCTGGTCGTCACCTCCGAGGAGAAGTCCTGA
- the fliP gene encoding flagellar type III secretion system pore protein FliP (The bacterial flagellar biogenesis protein FliP forms a type III secretion system (T3SS)-type pore required for flagellar assembly.): MTLPVQVDRGPASHPRALRVRLGLVLLTLVLALGVLLLSAGGASAAPTPPVDPPAPTAPAEPGTDDPTVQIDINGINGGPSSPIVVLLTITLLSVAPSLLLMMTSFTKIFVVLALTRNALGLSGVPPNQVLAGLALFLSLFVMAPVISEVNDVAAQPYLAGSMTFDEAVDSGTAPLREFMLGQTREADLALVTRAADQSNPASADEVDMVTLIPAFMLSELRSAFIIGFVIFVPFLVIDLVVAASLMSMGMMMLPPVMVSLPFKLLLFVLVDGWGLIITALVGSYA; encoded by the coding sequence CTGACCCTCCCGGTGCAGGTGGACCGGGGTCCGGCGAGTCACCCCCGTGCGCTGCGCGTGCGGCTCGGGCTCGTCCTGCTCACGCTCGTGCTCGCACTCGGCGTCCTGCTCCTGAGCGCCGGCGGTGCGAGCGCCGCGCCGACCCCTCCGGTCGACCCGCCGGCGCCGACCGCCCCGGCCGAGCCCGGGACCGACGACCCGACCGTGCAGATCGACATCAACGGGATCAACGGCGGCCCGAGCAGCCCGATCGTGGTGCTGCTGACCATCACGCTGCTGTCGGTGGCGCCCTCGCTGCTGCTCATGATGACCAGCTTCACCAAGATCTTCGTGGTCCTCGCCCTGACCCGGAACGCGCTGGGGCTCAGCGGGGTGCCGCCGAACCAGGTCCTGGCCGGGCTTGCGCTCTTCCTGAGCCTGTTCGTCATGGCGCCGGTGATCAGCGAGGTCAACGACGTCGCGGCCCAGCCGTACCTCGCCGGTTCGATGACCTTCGACGAGGCCGTCGACTCGGGCACCGCGCCGCTGCGTGAGTTCATGCTCGGCCAGACCCGCGAGGCCGACCTCGCGCTGGTCACCCGGGCAGCCGACCAGTCGAACCCCGCCTCGGCCGACGAGGTCGACATGGTGACCCTGATCCCGGCCTTCATGCTCTCCGAGCTGCGGTCCGCCTTCATCATCGGGTTCGTCATCTTCGTGCCGTTCCTGGTCATCGACCTCGTGGTCGCGGCATCGCTGATGTCGATGGGCATGATGATGCTGCCGCCGGTGATGGTCTCGCTGCCGTTCAAGCTCCTGCTCTTCGTCCTGGTGGACGGCTGGGGCCTGATCATCACCGCTCTGGTGGGGAGCTACGCCTGA
- a CDS encoding flagellar hook assembly protein FlgD: protein MTIAPTAAPQATSLYTTNAPATTAKKEMDKEVFLTLLVAQLRNQDPTSPMDTNEMMAQSTQLASMEQLTGLADTSRESFALQMRIAASGLVGRQVSFTDADGVTRTGVASSVSFAAAVPTVTVGEHTVPLDAVSAIEVAAAATTGTTTDPSTDATGTTTDTTTDTTGSTA from the coding sequence ATGACGATCGCCCCGACAGCCGCCCCGCAGGCGACGAGTCTCTACACGACGAACGCACCGGCCACCACGGCGAAGAAGGAGATGGACAAGGAGGTCTTCCTGACCCTCCTGGTCGCCCAGCTGCGCAACCAGGACCCCACCTCGCCGATGGACACCAACGAGATGATGGCCCAGTCGACCCAGCTCGCCTCGATGGAGCAGCTGACCGGGCTCGCCGACACCTCCCGCGAGTCCTTCGCCCTGCAGATGCGGATCGCGGCCAGTGGCCTCGTCGGTCGGCAGGTCAGCTTCACCGACGCCGACGGTGTCACGCGCACCGGTGTCGCGTCGTCCGTCTCCTTCGCCGCCGCGGTGCCCACCGTGACCGTCGGCGAGCACACCGTCCCGCTCGACGCGGTCTCGGCGATCGAGGTCGCCGCGGCGGCCACGACCGGGACCACGACCGATCCGTCGACGGACGCCACCGGCACCACCACGGACACCACCACCGACACCACCGGCTCTACTGCCTGA
- a CDS encoding flagellar hook protein FlgE — MLRSLFSGISGLRAHQTMLDVTGNNIANVNTTGYKASQTQFQDTLSQVLTNAGGAQDGVGGTNPAQVGLGVRVAGITTNFQQGAAQLTNRSTDMMISGDGFFVVRKGEEQFYSRAGAFDFDASGQLVTPDGGLVQGWAAAADGTIDVNGPLADLRLPIATLMGAAATTTATFEGNLPSDAAVGTTLDRDVDVYAADGTVHTLAMAYTRTATGWAINATVAGQAETGTLAVDANGAVTVTDPVAFPANAATGMSALTVDLADVTGYAGLTTVEATLPNGRAAGTLQSFTINADGTLQGSFSNGLKQALGRVSLATFTNPAGLEKAGGSLYRTTVNSGDAQVGAAGTGGRGDLTGGALEMSNVDLSAEFTNLIIAQRGFQANSRVITTSDELLQELVNLKR, encoded by the coding sequence ATGCTTCGCTCGCTCTTCTCAGGGATCAGCGGTCTCCGGGCACACCAGACCATGCTCGACGTGACCGGCAACAACATCGCCAACGTCAACACGACGGGCTACAAGGCCTCCCAGACGCAGTTCCAGGACACGCTCTCCCAGGTGCTGACCAATGCCGGTGGCGCCCAGGACGGTGTCGGTGGGACCAACCCGGCCCAGGTGGGACTCGGTGTCCGCGTGGCCGGCATCACGACCAACTTCCAGCAGGGTGCTGCCCAGCTGACCAACCGGTCGACGGACATGATGATCTCCGGCGACGGCTTCTTCGTCGTGCGCAAGGGCGAGGAGCAGTTCTACTCGCGCGCCGGTGCCTTCGACTTCGACGCGAGCGGTCAGCTCGTCACGCCGGACGGCGGCCTCGTGCAGGGCTGGGCGGCGGCTGCCGACGGGACGATCGACGTCAACGGGCCGCTCGCCGACCTGCGGCTGCCGATCGCGACACTGATGGGCGCGGCTGCGACGACGACGGCGACCTTCGAGGGCAACCTGCCCTCGGACGCGGCCGTCGGCACGACGCTGGACCGGGACGTCGACGTCTACGCGGCGGACGGCACGGTGCACACGCTCGCGATGGCGTACACCCGCACCGCCACCGGCTGGGCGATCAACGCGACAGTCGCGGGGCAGGCCGAGACCGGCACGCTCGCGGTGGACGCGAACGGTGCGGTCACCGTCACCGACCCGGTGGCCTTCCCGGCGAACGCCGCGACCGGCATGTCGGCGCTGACCGTCGACCTGGCGGACGTGACCGGCTACGCGGGCCTGACCACGGTCGAGGCGACGCTGCCGAACGGCCGCGCCGCGGGCACGCTGCAGTCGTTCACCATCAACGCCGACGGGACGCTGCAGGGTTCGTTCAGCAACGGCCTCAAGCAGGCCCTCGGGCGGGTGTCGCTCGCGACGTTCACCAACCCGGCCGGTCTGGAGAAGGCGGGCGGCTCGCTGTACCGGACCACCGTCAACTCGGGTGACGCCCAGGTCGGTGCTGCCGGCACCGGCGGGCGGGGCGACCTGACCGGCGGCGCGCTCGAGATGTCGAACGTCGACCTCTCGGCCGAGTTCACCAACCTGATCATCGCCCAGCGCGGCTTCCAGGCGAACTCGCGGGTCATCACGACGTCCGACGAGCTGCTCCAGGAGCTCGTCAACCTCAAGCGCTGA